From the genome of Chiloscyllium plagiosum isolate BGI_BamShark_2017 chromosome 29, ASM401019v2, whole genome shotgun sequence, one region includes:
- the LOC122564481 gene encoding C-C chemokine receptor type 4-like — protein MDHRMNTTENLFSTFSDYNYDYGEQFAPCDTQSAKTFGATFLPVLYSLVFLFGLLGNTLVLWAVLKHRRLKKLTDIYLLNLSLCDLLFVTTLPFWAYYAAKQWIFGEAFCKIVSAAYELGYNGGTMFIILITVDRYLAIVHAVFSVRTRTVRNGIISSVVMWCVALVASSPTMIFNKIERVGERYVCHTFFPQGNVSNWNLFNLSKAIVLGFCVPLAIMVFCYTRIIQTLQKNRSYKKHRAIKLIFTVVIVFFVFWTPYNVVMLLESLREQNVLTGCEFRIHLLIAQQVTGSIAFVHCCLNPIIYAFLGEKFRFYLQSLVKSCLPPSLRYKAALPFSDFTSSIRSQSSADHDSSTFI, from the coding sequence ATGGATCACAGGATGAACACAACTGAAAATCTGTTCAGCACGTTCAGTGACTACAATTATGACTACGGAGAACAGTTTGCTCCATGTGATACGCAATCTGCAAAAACATTTGGTGCAACCTTCCTGCCAGTCCTGTACTCCCTCGTGTTTCTCTTTGGTCTACTAGGGAACACACTTGTGTTGTGGGCTGTTTTAAAACATAGACGTCTTAAGAAATTAACAGATATTTACCTTTTAAATTTGTCGTTATGTGACTTGCTGTTTGTGACTACACTTCCTTTCTGGGCATATTATGCTGCAAAGCAATGGATTTTTGGAGAAGCCTTTTGCAAGATTGTTTCTGCTGCTTATGAGCTTGGCTACAATGGTGGCACAATGTTCATAATCTTGATAACTGTAGACCGCTACCTTGCAATTGTTCACGCTGTATTTTCGGTCAGGACTAGGACTGTTCGAAATGGGATCATTTCGAGTGTAGTGATGTGGTGTGTAGCTTTGGTTGCCTCATCTCCCACAATGATATTTAACAAAATTGAAAGAGTTGGGGAAAGATATGTTTGCCATACTTTCTTTCCACAGGGCAATGTTTCAAATTGGAATCTCTTCAACCTTTCCAAAGCcattgttttggggttttgtgtTCCATTGGCTATCATGGTTTTCTGTTACACAAGAATAATTCAAACCCTGCAAAAAAACAGAAGCTATAAGAAACACAGGGCTATCAAATTAATATTTACTGTTGTCATTGTGTTTTTTGTATTTTGGACACCGTACAATGTTGTGATGTTGCTGGAGTCATTGAGAGAACAGAATGTTTTAACTGGCTGTGAGTTCCGAATACATCTACTGATTGCCCAGCAAGTAACTGGATCCATCGCATTTGTACACTGCTGTTTAAACCCCATCATTTATGCATTTCTGGGTGAAAAATTTCGATTCTATCTCCAAAGTCTTGTAAAAAGCTGTTTGCCCCCATCACTTAGATATAAAGCAGCTCTTCCTTTCAGTGATTTTACCTCTTCAATTCGTTCGCAATCCTCTGCTGATCATGACTCATCCACTTTCATCTAG
- the LOC122564479 gene encoding C-C chemokine receptor type 4-like, with translation MDHRMNTTENLFSTFSDYNYDEQYAPCDMGSANVFGATFLPVLYSLVFLFGLLGNTLVLWAVLKHRRLTKLTDIYLFNLSLCDLLFVSTLPFWAYSAANQWIFGEAFCKIVSAAYELGYNGGTMFIILITVDRYLAIVHAVFSVRTRTVRNGIISSVVMWCVALVASFPTMIFNKIERVGERFVCHSFFPQDNVSNWKLFILFKSIVLGFCVPLAFIVFCYTRIIQTLHKNRSYKKHRAIKLIFTVVIVFFVFWTPYNVVMLLESLREQNVLTGCEFRIHLLIAQQVTESLTFVHCCLNPVIYAFLGERFRFYLRRLLYSCLPPSFRYKISDQSNSCVLPASVRSQFSGDHDSSTLL, from the coding sequence ATGGATCACAGGATGAACACAACTGAAAATCTGTTCAGCACGTTCAGTGACTACAATTACGACGAACAGTATGCTCCATGTGATATGGGATCTGCAAATGTTTTTGGTGCAACCTTCCTACCAGTCCTGTACTCCCTCGTGTTTCTCTTTGGTCTACTAGGGAACACACTTGTGTTGTGGGCTGTTTTAAAACATAGACGTCTTACGAAATTGACAGACATTTATCTTTTCAATTTATCATTGTGTGACTTGCTGTTTGTGAGCACACTTCCTTTCTGGGCATATTCTGCTGCAAATCAATGGATTTTTGGAGAAGCCTTTTGCAAGATTGTTTCTGCTGCTTATGAGCTTGGCTACAATGGTGGCACAATGTTCATAATCTTGATAACTGTAGACCGCTACCTTGCAATTGTTCACGCTGTATTTTCGGTCAGGACTAGGACTGTTCGAAATGGGATCATTTCAAGTGTAGTGATGTGGTGTGTAGCTTTGGTTGCCTCATTTCCCACAATGATATTTAACAAAATTGAAAGAGTTGGGGAAAGATTTGTTTGCCATTCTTTCTTTCCACAGGACAATGTTTCAAATTGGAAACTTTTTATCCTTTTCAAATCCATTGTTTTGGGTTTTTGTGTTCCATTAGCTTTTATAGTTTTCTGTTATACAAGAATAATTCAAACCCTGCATAAAAACAGGAGCTATAAGAAACACAGGGCTATAAAACTTATATTTACTGTGGTCATTGTGTTTTTTGTATTTTGGACACCGTACAATGTTGTGATGTTGCTGGAGTCATTGAGAGAACAGAATGTTTTAACAGGCTGTGAGTTCCGAATACATCTACTGATTGCCCAGCAAGTAACTGAATCCTTGACGTTTGTACACTGCTGTTTAAACCCAGTCATTTATGCATTTCTGGGTGAAAGATTTCGATTCTATCTCCGCAGACTTCTTTACAGCTGTTTGCCCCCATCATTTAGATATAAAATCAGTGACCAATCTAATTCTTGTGTTTTACCTGCTTCTGTCCGTTCACAATTCTCTGGGGACCACGATTCCTCCAcacttctgtag